One Phaseolus vulgaris cultivar G19833 chromosome 2, P. vulgaris v2.0, whole genome shotgun sequence DNA window includes the following coding sequences:
- the LOC137810016 gene encoding receptor-like protein 57 yields MDVGGVLLLWWVTLIPGILSDPSDEACLTHLSKSLEDSTNLPPNWKEENFAKPCNDSTSILQGAICNNGRIYKLSLNNLSLRGTLSPFLSNCTNLQALDLSSNFLTGPIPPELQSLVNLAVLNLSSNRLEGDIPPQLALCAYLNIIDLHDNLLTGPIPQQFGLLARLSAFDVSNNRLTGPIPASLSNRSGNLPRFNASSFLGNKDLYGYPLPPLRNRGLSVLAIVGIGLGSGLASLVLSFTGVCIWLKITERKMALEEGKVSHLMPEY; encoded by the coding sequence ATGGATGTGGGGGGCGTGCTGTTACTGTGGTGGGTCACTTTGATTCCGGGGATTTTATCAGATCCAAGCGACGAGGCGTGTCTCACGCACCTGAGCAAGTCCTTGGAAGACTCAACCAACTTGCCCCCTAACTGGAAGGAGGAGAACTTCGCCAAGCCCTGCAACGATTCCACCTCCATTCTCCAAGGCGCCATCTGCAACAATGGCCGCATTTACAAGCTCTCTCTCAACAACCTCTCCCTCCGGGGCACCCTATCCCCGTTCCTCTCCAACTGTACCAATCTCCAAGCTCTCGACCTCTCCTCCAACTTCCTCACGGGTCCAATCCCCCCGGAGCTTCAGTCCCTGGTCAACCTCGCCGTTTTGAACCTCTCATCCAACCGTCTGGAAGGGGATATTCCCCCGCAGCTGGCATTATGCGCCTATCTCAACATCATCGACCTCCACGATAATTTGCTTACGGGGCCTATTCCCCAGCAATTTGGCCTGCTCGCTCGCCTTTCCGCCTTCGATGTCTCCAATAACCGCCTCACCGGGCCCATCCCCGCCTCCCTGTCGAACCGGAGCGGGAACTTGCCCCGATTCAACGCCAGCTCCTTCCTGGGGAACAAGGATCTGTACGGTTACCCGTTGCCACCGCTTAGGAATAGGGGGTTGTCCGTTTTGGCCATTGTTGGGATTGGCCTGGGAAGTGGTCTGGCCAGTTTGGTACTTAGCTTCACCGGGGTTTGTATCTGGTTAAAAATTACCGAGCGCAAGATGGCGCTGGAGGAAGGCAAAGTCAGCCACCTTATGCCTGAGTATTGA
- the LOC137810015 gene encoding 1-aminocyclopropane-1-carboxylate synthase 3-like — translation MKLLSTKATCNSHGQDSSYFLGWQEYEKNPYDEVLNPEGIIQMGLAENQLSFDLLESWLAKNPDVAGFKSDGKSIFRELALFQDYHGLPSFKKALVDFMAEIRGNRVTFDPNHIVLTAGATSANETLMFCLAEQGEAFLLPTPYYPGFDRDLKWRTGAEIVPIQCTSSNNFQITEPALQQAYQEAKKRNLRVKGVLVTNPSNPLGTTMSRSELNLLVDFIKDKNMHLISDEIYSGTVYNSPGFVSIMEILKERNDLNDCGTTVRDRVHVVYSLSKDLGLPGFRVGAIYSENEAVVAAATKMSSFGLVSSQTQYLLSAMLGDKKFTKIYISENLKRLKRRQRNLVSGLQKAGISCLKTNNAGLFCWVDMRHLLHSNTFEAEMELWKKILYEVRLNISPGSSCHCTEPGWFRMCFANMSEETLNLAMKRLKTFVQESNHDDNGCTKKRVQSSRRKSLSNWVFRLSSREHHEQEER, via the exons ATGAAGTTGTTGTCTACAAAAGCCACATGCAACTCTCACGGCCAAGATTCCTCATACTTCTTAGGGTGGCAGGAATATGAGAAGAACCCTTACGATGAGGTTCTGAATCCCGAAGGAATTATTCAGATGGGTCTTGCAGAGAATCAG CTCTCATTCGATCTCCTAGAGTCTTGGCTCGCTAAAAACCCTGACGTGGCGGGATTCAAGAGCGACGGAAAATCCATATTCCGAGAGCTTGCTCTGTTCCAGGACTACCATGGCCTCCCTTCCTTCAAGAAGGCATTGGTAGACTTCATGGCAGAGATTAGAGGAAACAGAGTCACTTTTGATCCTAACCACATTGTTCTAACAGCTGGTGCCACCTCAGCAAATGAGACCCTCATGTTTTGCCTTGCTGAACAAGGAGAAGCATTCCTCCTTCCCACTCCTTATTACCCAGG ATTCGATAGAGATCTCAAGTGGCGAACTGGGGCGGAGATCGTTCCAATACAATGCACTAGCTCCAATAACTTCCAAATCACTGAACCCGCTTTGCAACAGGCTTATCAAGAGGCGAAGAAGCGCAATCTCAGAGTCAAAGGCGTGTTGGTGACAAACCCATCCAACCCACTAGGCACTACCATGTCCCGGAGTGAATTGAACCTTCTCGTTGACTTcataaaagacaaaaacatgCATTTAATAAGCGACGAGATTTACTCCGGTACCGTTTACAACTCTCCAGGCTTCGTCAGCATCATGGAAATCCTTAAGGAGAGAAATGACCTTAATGACTGTGGTACCACAGTTCGGGACCGAGTTCACGTTGTCTATAGTCTCTCCAAAGACTTGGGTTTACCAGGATTCCGTGTGGGCGCCATCTATTCTGAAAATGAGGCCGTTGTGGCGGCTGCGACAAAAATGTCAAGCTTTGGCTTGGTTTCCTCACAAACTCAGTACCTCCTCTCAGCCATGTTGGGTGATAAGAAATTCACCAAAATCTACATCTCCGAGAACCTAAAGAGGCTGAAACGACGTCAGAGAAACCTTGTTTCGGGCCTCCAGAAAGCAGGCATTAGTTGTCTTAAGACCAACAATGCAGGCCTTTTTTGTTGGGTTGACATGAGGCACCTTCTCCATTCCAACACATTCGAAGCTGAGATGGAGCTCTGGAAGAAGATACTCTACGAGGTTCGGTTAAACATATCCCCAGGCTCATCCTGCCACTGTACCGAACCTGGCTGGTTCCGGATGTGTTTTGCTAACATGTCCGAAGAAACTCTAAACCTAGCCATGAAACGGTTGAAGACCTTCGTCCAAGAGTCAAATCACGATGACAACGGGTGCACCAAGAAAAGAGTTCAATCTTCAAGAAGAAAGTCACTCTCCAATTGGGTATTCCGGCTATCTTCTCGCGAACATCATGAACAAGAAGAACGATAG